The genomic window GCGACGGGGCGATCGTGGGCACCCCGGCCTACATGAGCCCCGAGCAGGCGCTCGGCCAGAGCCGGAACGTGGACGAGCGGAGCGACGTGTTCAGCCTGGGGGTGATGCTCTTCGAAGCCCTCTGCGGGCAGCGTCCCTATCCGATGTCCGGCCAGGGGAGCTTCTCCGAGGTGGCCGGCGGCGGCAAGGCGCCGAGCAGCAGGCCGCGAACCCCGTCGGCGAGGGCCCTCAACCCCGCGGTGCCCGCCCGGCTCGATCGGATCTGCATGCGGGCCGTCGCCCAGGACCCGGCCGATCGCTACCCCTCCGCCAGGGCGCTGGCGGACGACCTGGACGCCTGGCTGCTCAGGCATCGGGGGGCGACGCGCCTCCGGCAGCGATTCTCGGCGGGGATCCTGCTCGGCCTGACCGCCGCGACCATCCTGGGGGCCGCGGCCCTCGTCGCCCTCACGCGGGAGCACCCGGCGGCCGCAGGGCCGGCGGCGTCGGGCGTCGCGGGCGTGCCGGAGCCGCATGCCCAGGCCCGGGCCCTGCTGGCGAACGGGGACGCGCCGGACGAGCCGGCGGACCTTCCCGCCGCGCGGCCCCCGGCCAAATCGAAGGCCGCGAGCCCGCCCAGAGCCAAGGCGGTGGCCACGACCGCGCGGTTCCTGGGGAGTACGCACTCGGGCAAGTTCCACCTGCCGACGTGCAGCAGCGTCGCCCAGATCACCGACGGCAACCTGCTGGAGCTCGAGGATCCCGAGGAGGCGACGGCCAAGAGCCTGAAGCCGTGCGGCATCTGCAAGCCCCTGGCCGCACCGCGGACCAAGGGCCCCTGAGGACGCTGTTGTCGCCCGCGCCGCCGGGGGCATACAATCGCTCGCGTCACTCGAGTCCACCGCGGAGCGATCGGGAGCCCCTCATGTCGCATGAAACGTCGAACCCGGCCGCCCCCGGGGCGCAGGCCGCCTCGGGGACGCCGGCGTCGCCGCACGGCCGCCGCCCCGGCCCGTCCCAGCAGGTCGCCGCCTCGCTCGTGCCCGAGACCGGCTGGCATTTCCTGCACCTCTTCTACCGCGTCGATCGCGAACGCCTCCGGGGCCTGACGGCCGAGGAGCGGGAGGCCGGCCGCCGGCAGCTCGTCGCCGCCCTGGGGGCCAGGCAGCCCGGCGCCGTCGATCAGCTCCAGGGCTTCGCGGTCCCGGGCCACAAGGCGGATTTCGGCGTCGTCCTCGCCGGCCCCGACCTGAAGGCGGTCCACGGGATCCAGACGGCCATCCAGTCCTCCGCGCTGGGGCCGGCGATCGTGCCGACCTACTCCTTCTACTCGCTCACCGAGGTCTCCGAGTACGTGCCGGACGCCGAGGAGTACGGGCGGATCCTCCGGGAGCGGGAGGACGCCGACCCCGAGAGCCCCTCCTACAAGGCCAAGGTGGCCGCCTACGCCGAGCGGCTGGGGCCCATGAACCGTCACCGCCTCTACCCGGATTTCCCGGACTGGCCCTGCCTCTGCTTCTACCCCATGAGCAAGATGCGCAGCGGCGACCAGAACTGGTATCTGCTGCCGTTCGAGGAGCGGTCGGAGCTGATGGCCCAGCACGGCCGCAGCGGCATGAAGTTCGCCGGCAGGGTCTCGCAGGTCATCACCGCCTCCACGGGCATCGACGACTGGGAGTGGGGCGTGACCCTCTGGGCCCGGAATCCGTCGTATCTCAAGGAGATCGTGTACACGATGCGGTACGACGAGAGCTCCGCGAAGTACGCCCTCTTCGGCGACTTCTACTTCGGCTACATCCTCCCGCCCGAGGAGCTCCTGGAGGCGGTGAAGCTGTGAGCCGGGACGCGGGCACGCCGCCGGGTGGGGCCCCCGAGCTGGTGCTCGCCAGCACGTCCCCGTATCGCCGCGCCCTGCTGGCGAGGCTGGGGGTGCCTTTCCGCTGCGTGCCGCCCCCGTTCGACGAGGCGGCGTACCCTCGCGAGGGCCTCACCCCCGCGGCCCTGGCGGGGCGACTGGCGGAGGGCAAGGCCCGGAGCGTGGCGGCCCTCGAGCCGGCCGCGACGGTCATCGGCTCGGACCAGCTCGCGACGATCGACGGCGAGGTCCTGGGCAAGCCCCTCACGCGCGAGCGCGCGGCGGAGCAGCTCGAGAGGCTCTCGGGGCGCACCCACGAGCTGATCACCGCCCTCGTCGTCGTCTCGCCCCTCGGCGAGCGACGGCACGTGGACCGCACGCGGCTGACTATGCGCGGGCTGGACCGCGCGGCGATCGAGCGGTACGTCGCGCGGGACATGCCCCTGGATTGCGCCGGGAGCTACAAGCTGGAGCAGCGCGGCATTGCGCTGTTCGAGTCGATCGAGAGCGAGGACCATGCGGCGATCGTCGGGCTGCCCCTGATCCGGCTCGTCACGATCCTCCGGGACCTCGGCCACGAGATCCCGTGAGCGGCGACGCGGCCCGCGCCCGCCTCGGGGCGCCGCTCACGCCTCGTCGTCCGGGTAGTCGCGGGGCTTGACGCCGAGCACGCGGTCGATGGAGCGGACGAGCTTCTCCATGGCGAACGGCTTGCGGATGTAGTCGCGGACCCCCAGCATCTCCGCATAGGCCCGGTGGCGGCTCCCCTCGTTGCCGGTGATCATGATGGTCGGGATCAGCCCGCCCGGCCGGCTCTTGAGCTTCTCGAGGACGAGGAAGCCGCTCTTCTTGGGCATCATCATGTCCAGGATGAGCAGGTCCGGATTCTCGCGCTCGGCCACCATCAGCCCGGAGTTGCCGTCCCGGGCGACGAGGATGCGATAGCCCTTGTTCTCCAGGACGGTACGCATGGATTCGATGATCTCGTGATCATCATCCACGAGGAGGATGGTTCGCTGTTGAGGAGGCATGTTGTGATATCCACGAGGCTAGGGGCCCAGGGAAGGTGCGGGCCGTGGCAGATGGGTCGATCATATCCCGGCCGACGGCCGGGAACAAGGGGGGGCGGAGCCACGGCAATCCATATATCCGAAAGCGTGGATTTTGAGAAAAGGGCCGGCCTCCGGGGCGTGATGAAACGCGGCAGGGCCCTTCCACGGGGGCGCAGCCGGGGGCATAATCGATGTGGTGTGTTCGGGATGAGGCGGGGCCGGGCCGCTTGAGGGCCCTGCCGTCGCGGTGCGAGGGCGAGGTCTGCCGGGCGATTCAGAAAGGATGGCGGGCGATGAGACCCTGGATCAACTGGTTGGCCGGGGCCGGGCTGGCCGCGGCGTGCATGGCGAGCGGCGGCTGCGGGGGGGGCGACGTGCCGGACCCGGGCTCCGATGCCGCGGCGGCCAACGATGCCGCCCCCGCCGGCGAGGGGGCGCCGCAGCCGGAATCGACGCCCCCCGCCGCCGCGGCCCCCGTCGCGCCGGTGGCCTCGGGCCCGGCCGCCCCGGCCGCCGGCGATGACGGCAAGGCGGGCGACGAGCCGACGGCGGCCTCGGACGCGGCCCCGGCGGCGACCGGCGCGGCTTCCGCCAAGGCTGAAGGCGGTTCCACCACGGCCGAGATGCTCGCCCTCGCCACCGCGAGCCAGCCGGCGCCCCCGTCGTCCGGAGCCGGCGATGCACAGGGCCAGGGCGGCGGGGCGCCCTCCGCATATCCCGGCGCCGGGGGGAGCGGCGGCCCCATGTCGTCGTCCTACCCGAACTCCGGCAGCCGGGGGCCGGCGGGCTACCCCGGGGCCGGCGGCGGCGCACCGTCCGGGTACCCCGGAGCGGCCGGCGGCAGCGGCCCGATGGCCTCGGCCTACCCCGGCATGGGCGGGAACCGGAGCAACGGCCCCGCGGGCTATCCCGGCGCCGGGGGGAGCGGCGGCCCCATGTCGTCGTCCTACCCGAACTCCGGCAGCCGGGGACCGTCCGGCTACCCCGGGGCCGGCGGCAGCGGGGCCCCGACGGGCTATCCGGGCGGCCCCGGCGGGATGATGGGCGGCAGCAACCCCGGCGGCAACCAGGACAATGGCCCGGCCACGACCGAGACCCCGGAAGGCGCCGTCCGGGCCTTCCTCAAGGCGGTCGCCGGCAAGGACAGGGACGGCCTCATGGAAGCGACCGCCCTCCGGGCCGCCCAGACCAACAACCCCGTCGAATCCGTCAGCCCCAAGAACGCGGAGTTCTTCGGCAAGATCCTGGATGGAAGCATCTCCGACACCGAGCTCGATGACCTGAACAAGAAGTTCGACGGCTATAAAATCGCCGGCGTCAATGCGGTGAAGAGCACGGGCAAGCTCGGCATCTACATCCAGAAGACGACCGATGATGGAGACACGCACCGACGCACCATCACGGTCCGCAAGGAGAAGAAGGGTTGGGGGGTCATGGACATCGGCGGCGAGATCCTCTTCAAGGGCATGGGCGGCCAACGCCGGACCTCGAAGCGCTAACCACTCCGCGGGCGGCCCTCGTTCCGGCCGCCTTGCTCGGGCTGAGCGAACGCCCCGCCGATCCCTTCGGGCCGGCGGGGCGTTCGTGTCCCCGCCGGCGGGAATTGAAGGAATGACGCTTGTAACTCTTCCAAGCCGACGGGGCCGACCCGCCGCGAATTTTCGAATTTCCCTCAAGTTTTCCCCTTGAGATGCCGGGATTTCGCCCCCGGCCGGCCTCCCGGACGGTTTGGTACGGCGAATGCGTTACAACCGGTCGTTCCGCACCCAGGGATGCGAATCACCTCCGGTCCCGATCCCATCTCCGTTACCTCCCACACAGGAACCAAGGAAGGAGCCTGTCTGGTCATGCTCGTCACCAAGCTCGATCTCTGCGCCTTGCTCGAAAGCCTCGTCATCTTCTTCCAGGTTTGCGGCGTCATGGCCCTCTGCGTGAACCGGCTGATGCCCCGATCCGCGTGGTGCTACCGGGGCAAGATCGGCTTCATCGTGGCCCTCTTCGGCCTCGGGATAGCCGGCGCCCTCTGCGGCCGCCATGATTCCGAGTTCGCCCTCTTCGCCGGCGGGACCATGACCGTCCTCCTCATCGGGATGACCATCGGCAACGGCACGATCGATGCCGCCGATCCGGGCGTCACCTACGCGGCGCCCGAGGCCGCCTGATCCCGTCGAAATTTCGCACTCCGCAAGTCCGCGATCGCATAAGGCTTGGATCTCATCGGGGCGGCGACGCCCCGTTTTTTTTTGCCCGCCATTTGACCGCCCCGAAACCGCGCGCCATATTTCCGCGACGATACGGAGATCGCAGAACGGCGCGTCCCGCCCCACACCCTCGCATCCGCCCCCGAGTCGCCACCGTCGCGGTCTCCGCTGCCTTGCTCTCGTCGCGAGCGGCCACATGGTGCGACCGCACCGTGCAACTCCCTTGCGGCGGACCGGCGATGCCAGCCCGTGCCGTCACGACGGATCATCCTCCGACCCGAATGGCGTGTCCCGCGCGCCGTTCGCCTCGAGTATGAGTCGGATTCATGCGGGAGAAGGACATTCCCATGATGGTTGGACTGAAACGGATTTCAACCGTGGTCGGTCTATTCGCCGCGACGGCCTCGATGGCGTTCGGGCAGGACGCGACGACCAATCCGAACCAGGCGACGGCCGACTCGGTCGCCGGTGCCCTCCGGGCGAGCCGGGCCCTCTCGGGCTCGCGGATCGAGATCGACGCCCAGGACGGCATGGTGAGCCTCTCCGGCACCCTGGCCTCCCCGGCCCTGAAGGCCGAGGCCATCGGCCGCGCCCAGCGCGTGGCGGGCGTCCGCGGCGTCGTCGATCGCATCCGCGTCGCCGACCAGACGGTGCGGCCGGTCCAGTACCAGCCGCAGCTCGCCATGGGGCACCACCACGGCGGCGGCATGGTCATGAGCCCCGACACGGCCGGCACCACCTACCCCGGCCCCGCGATGGGCGGCCCGGGCATGGGCGCCCCGGCGGGCGGCTTCGTGAATGACGGCGGCCCGCTCCCCGAGGGCCCGGCCGGAGGCATCGGCGGCGGCACGGGCGCGGCCCCCAACGCCCCGAACTACGCCTGGCCGAGCTATGCCCCGTACCCCAACTTCTCCGCCGTCGGCTATCCGACCGCCTACCCCTGGCAGGCCTGGCCGAACATCGGCCCCTTCTACCCCTACCCGGAAGTCCCCCTCGACTGGCGTGCGGTGACCCTCCGCTGGGACGACGGGATCTGGTGGCTGGACTTCAAGAAGCACTACACCCGGCCGTTCTTCACCCCCTACCCGTTCGGCCTCTTCGCCTACTGAGCCGAGCCGATCGAATCACGGCGTAGGGTCTCCCGTCGCCACGACAATCCGACGTGCCGGCATCCCCCCTCGGATGCCCTCACAGCGACGGCCGCCCCGGCCCCCCCGGGCGGCCGTCGTCGTTTATCACGGCAATCCATGAGCATCCCGGACGGTGCGGGCACCGCGTGGGCCGACCGAGACGCGGAGACGGCCGAGGACGCGCGATCCGACTTCCGCTAGAATGGCCCTCCGGCACCGGATCGCCGCCGCGTATCAAGCCACGCTTCCGAGGTCTCAACGTCGATGAAGAGGCCCGAGTTCACCCCCGGTCACGAGTCGATCCTCCGGGCACAGGTCATCACCGAGGGCCAGCCGGGTGCGGTCCTGCACGACTTCGCCGCGGTCCTGGACGCGCTGGGGCCCGACGGCGTGGAGGCGGCCGGCAAACATCACCTCCTCCCCATCAAGCTCATCCCTCAGCTCGACGCGAAGCTGGCCCACCCTTTGAAACTTGCCCAGCAGCGGCCGCAGGTCCGCTCGCATCCGTACATCCAGGCCCTGAACCTGCTCCTGCGGGCCTCGGGACTGTCGAAGCTGGATGGGAAAGGCCAGAAGGCGCGGCTGGTCCTGGATGCCGAGGCGAAGATGCAATGGGATCAGCTCAATCCGACCGAGCGCTACTTCAACCTCCTCGAGGCCGCGTTCCGGATCGGACGCGGCGAGATGGTGGGCGAGGATCGGCGAGCTGACGAGGGCCTCCTCTTGCCGTGCCTGGCGGCCTGGGCCGAGTTCCCTCAGGCGGGCTGGTCCCCGCGAAAGCCGAAGCCGGAGCAGAGCTATCCGTTCCCGATCTACGGGCGCTGGTACCTTCTCGCCCTCATGGACCTCTTCGGGCTCGTCGAGGTCACTCAACCGCGGGGCAAGGTCGAGAGGTGGTATCCGGGACGCGTGCGGCACACCCCCTTCGGCGATGCCGTGATGCCCCTGCTGTTCCCCGTGGCGTGGGCCGACCTCTTCCCGCTGTTCGATGCGACGGGGACCGGAGGCGACCGCGCGGTGGGTGACGACGAGCCGGGCCGCGGGCTCCATCAACCGCCGCCGCCCGGCGGATCCCAGATGTCCCTGGACGTCGACGGGACGTCGGAAGGAGGGGAGGACGAGGGCGAAACGCTCGAGGGCGGGGAAGTCGAGGCCGAGCATGGAGAGGAAGGGCCCCGCCTCGGCGAGTGGCAGCCGATCTTCGTCCCCTACTTCCCCGAATGGCGTCGGAATCTGACCCCGCCGGCGAGGGAAGTCCGCGACGGGACGCTCGTCTTCCGCGTCAGCCACCGCGCGATGTGGAGGCTCATCGCGATCCCGTCGGGGGCGAGGCTCGACTCCCTCGCGGCCGCGATCCTCGACTCGATCGGATTCGACCACGATCATCTCTACGAGTTCGTGTACACGGACGGCTTCGGCGCGTCGAGGCGCATCTACCACCACGCGATGGAGGAGGCTCCCTCCGCGGACAGCGTCGCCGTCGGCAGGCTGCCGCTCGATCCGGGCGATCGCATGATCTTCCACTATGATTTCGGCGACGACTGGGAGTTCGCGGTCGAGCTCGAACGCATCGACCCGCCCGGCAAGTCCGAGCGTGCCAGGGTGCTGCAGAAGCAAGGCAAGTCGCCGGCGCAGTATGGCGGCGACGACTGGTCCTGACCCCGCCGGGCGCCCGCGCGTCGCGGGGCCGCCCCCCTTTTTCGGGGGGCCAGCTTGCCGAGGGGCAGGCGAGACATCAAACTGAGGATC from Aquisphaera giovannonii includes these protein-coding regions:
- a CDS encoding BON domain-containing protein, which gives rise to MVGLFAATASMAFGQDATTNPNQATADSVAGALRASRALSGSRIEIDAQDGMVSLSGTLASPALKAEAIGRAQRVAGVRGVVDRIRVADQTVRPVQYQPQLAMGHHHGGGMVMSPDTAGTTYPGPAMGGPGMGAPAGGFVNDGGPLPEGPAGGIGGGTGAAPNAPNYAWPSYAPYPNFSAVGYPTAYPWQAWPNIGPFYPYPEVPLDWRAVTLRWDDGIWWLDFKKHYTRPFFTPYPFGLFAY
- the hemQ gene encoding hydrogen peroxide-dependent heme synthase produces the protein MSHETSNPAAPGAQAASGTPASPHGRRPGPSQQVAASLVPETGWHFLHLFYRVDRERLRGLTAEEREAGRRQLVAALGARQPGAVDQLQGFAVPGHKADFGVVLAGPDLKAVHGIQTAIQSSALGPAIVPTYSFYSLTEVSEYVPDAEEYGRILREREDADPESPSYKAKVAAYAERLGPMNRHRLYPDFPDWPCLCFYPMSKMRSGDQNWYLLPFEERSELMAQHGRSGMKFAGRVSQVITASTGIDDWEWGVTLWARNPSYLKEIVYTMRYDESSAKYALFGDFYFGYILPPEELLEAVKL
- a CDS encoding plasmid pRiA4b ORF-3 family protein, whose amino-acid sequence is MKRPEFTPGHESILRAQVITEGQPGAVLHDFAAVLDALGPDGVEAAGKHHLLPIKLIPQLDAKLAHPLKLAQQRPQVRSHPYIQALNLLLRASGLSKLDGKGQKARLVLDAEAKMQWDQLNPTERYFNLLEAAFRIGRGEMVGEDRRADEGLLLPCLAAWAEFPQAGWSPRKPKPEQSYPFPIYGRWYLLALMDLFGLVEVTQPRGKVERWYPGRVRHTPFGDAVMPLLFPVAWADLFPLFDATGTGGDRAVGDDEPGRGLHQPPPPGGSQMSLDVDGTSEGGEDEGETLEGGEVEAEHGEEGPRLGEWQPIFVPYFPEWRRNLTPPAREVRDGTLVFRVSHRAMWRLIAIPSGARLDSLAAAILDSIGFDHDHLYEFVYTDGFGASRRIYHHAMEEAPSADSVAVGRLPLDPGDRMIFHYDFGDDWEFAVELERIDPPGKSERARVLQKQGKSPAQYGGDDWS
- a CDS encoding Maf family protein, whose translation is MSRDAGTPPGGAPELVLASTSPYRRALLARLGVPFRCVPPPFDEAAYPREGLTPAALAGRLAEGKARSVAALEPAATVIGSDQLATIDGEVLGKPLTRERAAEQLERLSGRTHELITALVVVSPLGERRHVDRTRLTMRGLDRAAIERYVARDMPLDCAGSYKLEQRGIALFESIESEDHAAIVGLPLIRLVTILRDLGHEIP
- a CDS encoding serine/threonine-protein kinase, with the translated sequence MNPPLRVVCGSCLRSVEIDSPEESGPVTGGVCPYCGDRVDSDTEATTSRTRVAEGPPIEGDSRGGQPSSWAGLWSRGSLGSLGRFQLRERLGDGGFGEVYLAFDPRLDRDVAIKVLKQANPTERVMERFFREARAAARLDHPNIVAVHDAGFDQGRCWVSFHLVNGRPLNWYRDHHRLDPPTAARILRDLAEAVDHAHRQGVIHRDLKPGNVLIDDHGRPRLIDFGLSRRSDVESSLTRDGAIVGTPAYMSPEQALGQSRNVDERSDVFSLGVMLFEALCGQRPYPMSGQGSFSEVAGGGKAPSSRPRTPSARALNPAVPARLDRICMRAVAQDPADRYPSARALADDLDAWLLRHRGATRLRQRFSAGILLGLTAATILGAAALVALTREHPAAAGPAASGVAGVPEPHAQARALLANGDAPDEPADLPAARPPAKSKAASPPRAKAVATTARFLGSTHSGKFHLPTCSSVAQITDGNLLELEDPEEATAKSLKPCGICKPLAAPRTKGP
- a CDS encoding response regulator, which gives rise to MPPQQRTILLVDDDHEIIESMRTVLENKGYRILVARDGNSGLMVAERENPDLLILDMMMPKKSGFLVLEKLKSRPGGLIPTIMITGNEGSRHRAYAEMLGVRDYIRKPFAMEKLVRSIDRVLGVKPRDYPDDEA